In a genomic window of Amyelois transitella isolate CPQ chromosome 29, ilAmyTran1.1, whole genome shotgun sequence:
- the LOC106131310 gene encoding putative gamma-glutamylcyclotransferase CG2811 isoform X1, whose product MSYFSALVLHITARLSHQYFKFKPMTHKVFVYGTLKRNEPNHYWLTKEENGLGKFITEGTTKNKYPLIIATKYNIPFLLYSPGNGHYVKGEIYEVDDTMLSKLDILEDHPNYYVREIDDILVTKGDKKETVKCWVYFLKNFKPELVTWPQMESYSSKGSHGLPYMERSKRDPQYNYKIEILQNKSP is encoded by the exons ATGAGTTATTTTTCAGCATTAGTATTGCATATTACAGCACGGCTCTCTcatcagtattttaaattcaagcCC ATGACTCACAAAGTCTTTGTATATGGAACACTAAAGCGTAATGAACCTAACCATTATTGGCTGACGAAGGAAGAGAACGGTTTGGGCAAGTTCATAACGGAAGGaaccacaaaaaataaatacccaTTAATAATTGCAACGAAATATAATATTCCCTTTTTACTGTATAGTCCGGGAAATGGACACTATGTTAAAG GTGAAATTTACGAAGTAGATGACACGATGCTAAGTAAGTTAGACATATTAGAGGACCATCCGAACTACTACGTTAGAGAAATAGATGACATTCTTGTTACAAAAGG ggaTAAAAAGGAAACGGTAAAGTGTTGGGTGTATTTCCTCAAGAATTTCAAGCCAGAGTTGGTGACTTGGCCTCAGATGGAGAGTTATTCGTCAAAAGGAAGCCACGGACTGCCCTACATGGAAAGGTCAAAGAGAGATCCTCAATATAACTACAAAATCGAAATTCTACAAAATAAGTCACCTTGA
- the LOC106131310 gene encoding putative gamma-glutamylcyclotransferase CG2811 isoform X2, which translates to MSYFSALVLHITARLSHQYFKFKPMTHKVFVYGTLKRNEPNHYWLTKEENGLGKFITEGTTKNKYPLIIATKYNIPFLLYSPGNGHYVKGEIYEVDDTMLSKLDILEDHPNYYVREIDDILVTKGDKKETVKCWVYFLKNFKPELVTWPQMESYSSKGSHGLPYMESNNESTVDDLDDVIKK; encoded by the exons ATGAGTTATTTTTCAGCATTAGTATTGCATATTACAGCACGGCTCTCTcatcagtattttaaattcaagcCC ATGACTCACAAAGTCTTTGTATATGGAACACTAAAGCGTAATGAACCTAACCATTATTGGCTGACGAAGGAAGAGAACGGTTTGGGCAAGTTCATAACGGAAGGaaccacaaaaaataaatacccaTTAATAATTGCAACGAAATATAATATTCCCTTTTTACTGTATAGTCCGGGAAATGGACACTATGTTAAAG GTGAAATTTACGAAGTAGATGACACGATGCTAAGTAAGTTAGACATATTAGAGGACCATCCGAACTACTACGTTAGAGAAATAGATGACATTCTTGTTACAAAAGG ggaTAAAAAGGAAACGGTAAAGTGTTGGGTGTATTTCCTCAAGAATTTCAAGCCAGAGTTGGTGACTTGGCCTCAGATGGAGAGTTATTCGTCAAAAGGAAGCCACGGACTGCCCTACATGGAAAG taaCAACGAATCTACCGTTGATGATTTGGACGACGTTATTAAAAAGTGA
- the LOC106131310 gene encoding putative gamma-glutamylcyclotransferase CG2811 isoform X3, which translates to MTHKVFVYGTLKRNEPNHYWLTKEENGLGKFITEGTTKNKYPLIIATKYNIPFLLYSPGNGHYVKGEIYEVDDTMLSKLDILEDHPNYYVREIDDILVTKGDKKETVKCWVYFLKNFKPELVTWPQMESYSSKGSHGLPYMERSKRDPQYNYKIEILQNKSP; encoded by the exons ATGACTCACAAAGTCTTTGTATATGGAACACTAAAGCGTAATGAACCTAACCATTATTGGCTGACGAAGGAAGAGAACGGTTTGGGCAAGTTCATAACGGAAGGaaccacaaaaaataaatacccaTTAATAATTGCAACGAAATATAATATTCCCTTTTTACTGTATAGTCCGGGAAATGGACACTATGTTAAAG GTGAAATTTACGAAGTAGATGACACGATGCTAAGTAAGTTAGACATATTAGAGGACCATCCGAACTACTACGTTAGAGAAATAGATGACATTCTTGTTACAAAAGG ggaTAAAAAGGAAACGGTAAAGTGTTGGGTGTATTTCCTCAAGAATTTCAAGCCAGAGTTGGTGACTTGGCCTCAGATGGAGAGTTATTCGTCAAAAGGAAGCCACGGACTGCCCTACATGGAAAGGTCAAAGAGAGATCCTCAATATAACTACAAAATCGAAATTCTACAAAATAAGTCACCTTGA
- the LOC106131301 gene encoding G patch domain-containing protein 4, protein MDFARKQLLKYGWTDGKGLGKHENGISEPLKPKLKRSVAGVGYDAASDFTEHWWSQLYDKAAGNVEVEEANGKTKKIKTKDTDNFEITNSTWKLNRKKGKAENGEYSDNFVKKSILSGGSKVEKLAESDSEEEVKKDVFKMSDEELFAACEGRTAHKGARHGLKALGKLARIAQQEQALLLQPQYQEYSHAKKLKKTKEIVENANMNSDVEDQVIKKKKKKRKRCTSLNNSGNCEEIAGDDNVDMAESKIAVPEEDSRRQEGSVASNSHCLKMVEKKCTDENMVDLSEDVQNCNKESKKKKKRKTVDAMDVDDLSNEKSELDVKKRKKKKHKCVDE, encoded by the exons ATGGATTTTGCAAGGAAACAGTTGTTAAAATACGGTTGGACAGATG gaAAAGGTCTCGGTAAGCACGAGAATGGCATATCGGAACCGTTGAAGCCGAAACTAAAGAGGAGTGTAGCGGGAGTGGGGTACGATGCCGCATCAGACTTCACCGAACATTGGTGGAGCCAACTCTATGATAAGGCCGCTGGGAATGTTGAG GTTGAGGAAGCAAACGGAAAAAccaaaaagataaaaactaAAGACACTGACAATTTCGAGATCACGAACAGTACTTGGAAGTTGAATAGGAAGAAGGGTAAAGCCGAGAATGGAGAATATTCAGATAATTTTGTGAAGAAGTCCATATTGAGCGGAGGGAgtaag GTGGAGAAACTTGCTGAGTCTGATTCTGAGGAAGAAGTGAAGAAGGATGTTTTCAAGATGTCTGATGAGGAACTATTTGCAGCTTGCGAGGGGCGCACAGCTCACAA GGGTGCCCGTCACGGTCTTAAGGCTTTAGGCAAATTGGCGCGAATAGCGCAACAGGAACAGGCTCTGCTTCTACAACCGCAATATCAAGAGTATTCTCAcgcaaaaaagttaaaaaaaacaaaagaaatagttGAAAATGCAAATATGAATAGCGACGTTGAAGACCAAGtaataaagaagaagaagaaaaaacgAAAGCGCTGCACTAGTCTTAATAATTCAGGAAATTGTGAAGAAATTGCTGGAGATGATAATGTGGATATGGCTGAATCAAAAATTGCGGTGCCCGAGGAAGATTCGAGGAGACAAGAAGGAAGCGTTGCCAGTAATTCTCATTGTCTAAAAATGGTAGAAAAGAAATGTACAGACGAAAATATGGTAGATTTAAGTGAAGATgtacaaaattgtaataaagagtccaagaaaaagaagaaacgGAAAACTGTTGATGCAATGGATGTAGACGACTTGAGTAATGAAAAATCTGAGTTGGATGTGAAAAAgcgaaagaaaaagaaacacaaGTGTGTCGATGAATGA
- the LOC106131328 gene encoding probable NADH dehydrogenase [ubiquinone] 1 alpha subcomplex subunit 12: protein MSLAKILALDKVSNFFNIIRQNGGIRGSLYKLFRQDELKDGVLVGEDKYGNKYYENPRFFYGRNRWVEYSDKYFLNYDGSQIPAEWYGWMHYKTDLPPHQDPSRPKYKWMSDFTENLSGTTGQYTPYSTTRPKVEPWVPQQKSSV, encoded by the exons atgTCTTTAGCAAAAATATTAGCACTTGACAAAGTGTCCAACTTTTTCAACATAATTCGCCAGAATGGCGGGATAAGAGGATCACTGTACAAACTTTTCAg aCAGGACGAACTCAAAGACGGTGTTCTAGTCGGTGAAGACAAGTACGGCAACAAGTATTACGAGAACCCACGCTTCTTCTACGGCAGGAACAGATGGGTGGAGTACTCTGATAAGTACTTTTTGAACTACGATGGCAGCCAG ATTCCCGCTGAATGGTACGGATGGATGCATTACAAAACCGACTTGCCACCACATCAg GACCCAAGCAGACCCAAATATAAGTGGATGAGCGATTTCACGGAGAATTTGTCCGGTACCACTGGCCAGTATACACCTTACAGCACCACCAGGCCCAAAGTAGAACCCTGGGTGCCGCAGCAAAAATCtagcgtttaa